DNA from Triticum aestivum cultivar Chinese Spring chromosome 7D, IWGSC CS RefSeq v2.1, whole genome shotgun sequence:
ttacacacatattgTATAGTATTTGCGTGTATACCTACACATAGAAATAAAAAACGAAGTGGTCTAAGAAATAATGAATTGTTGGCATCGGTATTACCATTTAAGGAGAAGATGATGAAAACAACAATAATAAAATATTGACAAAATTTGCGCACATTTCACAAATAAATTGtgctttttataatatgcaagaattaCCATATGATACTGGAATGATATTGGTATTACCATTAAATAagtaaaatgaaataaaataaaaattgaaaCGAAGAAAATAATGAAGTTTTATAGGGAAtaaaaccctttaagaagaaagaaaattaaaaatcaaaaacaaaataatgaaATAATGAAATTATCTAGGGAAGAATGAAACTAATACAAAACAATGAAGTTTTCTAGGAAAGAATGAAACAATTTAAGAAGAAAGAAcgtgaaaaaacaaaaacaaaaacaaaaacaaattaattaagtttcctatggaagaatgaaaccctttaagaagaaagaaaataaaaacaaaaagcaAGTAATGAAGTTTTCTAGCGAAGAATGAAACCCTtgtagaaaaagaaaataaaaaaactttcACACAGGTTTGACCTGAAATTGCACAATTTTGTAATATGCAAAAAATAAGCATATACAGTGCAATTTTTGCTCTCTACTATAATTTACACATATGGTGTATCGTACTTGCGTGTATACTTActtacaaacacacacacacaaaaaatctAAGAATAAATGAAGTATAGTAGCAGTGGTACtacccttgaagaagaaagaaaGTGAAAAAAAATGAATAATGATAAAATTTGCACCCAATTTACACATAAATTGCACTTTTTAGTATATGTAAGAATAAACATATAATGGTGAAAGTTGCACAAAACAAATAAGTTTTTAAACAGGTAATGAATTTGTGGCATCGATATTAaccttaaaaagaaaataaaataaaaactaaaacataATAAAACAAATAAAGGTTTTTTTCTATGAgaaaatgaattagtggcattggtattactcttaagaagaaagaaataaaaacttgcacacaacttgGAGTGAAATTGCACGTTGTAATATGCAGAGAATACACATATAATAATGCAACCTCCATAATCTAGTATAATTACACACATATGGTATAGTACTTGCATGCACGCATACATACACAAAAATAGAATAAATATATTTTCTAAGGAAGACTGAATCTGTACAATATTAGTACAAAAACTtaacattggtattacccttaaagaacaAAGAGAacgaaaaaaacaacaaaaaattccAGACAGTTAGCACAAAAAATGCACTTTTTATAATATAATATGTAAAATAAACATATAAGAGTGAAGTTTCCATACTCTAATGTAAGTTATACATGTAGTACTTGGGTGTATATATTTACACACACTCAATATTAAAAAATACacataaagaaaaaacaaaactcaactgaaaaatacaaaataaaaaacaaaagaaaacacaagGGAAAAAAGCATGCACACACACTAAATTTGGGATGCATCTCATCCATGAATGTGCGTGCAAGAGCAACGAACTgaagacatgcatgcatgcatatgcacGGAGGCTACATCGTGTGTAAGGATAGGCAAAAGATCGGCTGAACAAGAAACGGAGTCAGTCAACCGGCTACCCACGTATCACAAAGCACCTTAAATCAACGGCCATAAATTTGACTGACTGAAATTAAAAAATCAGTCACCTGACATGTAGCTAACGCGCTTTTTATGTCATACTCATACTAGCAAGTTACTAGTATCAGATTGACTGACTGAATCCACCACCAAATGGAAATGGAAGACCAAACCCAAAGCAAAGCTGTGCCGTTTACACTGTCTCATGGTCAACAACCAAGGAAGGCTCAATTAATCAATCAATGGTGGTCACAAATACCTTTATTTTTTGAGAAAACACAAACCCTGACAAAAGAAAACTAGCAAATATGTTGACTCTACTTGTCAACACACACGTTGTATCACTAAAGGCATAGCGCCTGAAAGCCTAAAATAAAATCTAGCAAACATGCGACCACTCTATGTTAACCCCAGAACTTGAATCCCGACCAACCGGTTTCACCAGGagaagaaacataaccatctttcgtTCTTTCTTTCttacttactccctccgtccggaaatacttgtccaacgaatggatgtatttagatgtattttagttctagatacacccatttgtatccatttctatgacaagtatttccggacggagggagtacttacttaTTTTCATGTTAGAAAAACTACTCTTTGGGTCTGTTTCAGCTCGGATCTGTATACAAGAGCAAGGAAGGAACCAGTCTCCTTTTTTACTGCCACAGAAaccctctttctttctttcttgttcaATTAATTTTACTCCAACTGTACTATATACTTGTGTATGTAGACTACTATGTGTGTATGTCTGTTTTAACAACTCAAACCATTGCTGGCTGGGTCTGTTTTGGTCAACTCAAATAATACAGTATGTTCTATCTTATCTTTTCTTTCCGCTGTTTCCTCGGGCGATCAAGTAAAATCAGTGCCATTAGCTGCTGAATTAAACATGTGGGCCTGTTGTGTGTTACTTGGATATTCTACTATCCATGAAATGAGTTAATAATGTACTTTAAAAAGTGTTCATGTCAGTTGCGAAAATGTTTTATAGAAAAGATGACAAACTTAGTTATATTAATTTATTTTCAACAGTAAAAAGTTATACTATAAAAGCAAGCATTGTACTATGTGTAGATCGGTGAAAATTGCTGGACCATTTTCTTAAATAGATTCATAGTAATTAATCTGATTATGAAACCCAAAAGACACTACAAAAAATTATGATAAAAAATAAAAACATATTTTATATAATAAAAAGACAAAAGgaataaaaaaactaaaaaggttAGAAAATAGGGTCTAAGAACACCCGATAATCTCGGCCCAAGTAGGAGCGTGGCCCAATTAGGAGAGGAGAAGTGGCAGGACAGACAAACAGTTGCTCCCGCGTTCACAAAAAAGAAACCATGAAAAGGAATCGGAGACGGAGGAGGACGGCCGAATCATGCAGGCACTCGGAGACCAAAAATCAGTATAAGAGCAGAGGCACCAAACGAACCAGGCCATCAATCAATCCATCGAGCCAACAACATCACCAATCGATCGAAACAGCGAAACACCTAAGGGATCGTCCTAGCGAAGCAAATCGACATGGCGAGCGGCACGAGGGGTGTCGCCGCGGCGACTATCTCGCTCGCCGTCCTGCTCCTAGTCTTTTGCTTCTCGCCcagcacggccgccgccgccgccgtccccagcATCGACGCCACGTGGACGCGCCACCTGCCGCTGCCACGCGGACTGCTGCGCGGCCCGGAGAGTGTCGCCTTCGACGCCAAAGGCCAGGGTCCATACAGCGGCGTGTCCGACGGCCGCGTGCTTAAGTGGAACGGCGACACGCTCGGCTGGTCGACGTACACCTACAACCCCGACTACAGCAGCGAGGCGTGCACGGCGTCTCTCCTTCGCCCGGAGACTGCCACCGAGGGCCACTGCGGCCGGCCGCTCGGTCTGCGGTTCCACCTCAAGTCCGGGTACCTGTACATCGCTGACGCCTACAAGGGGCTCATGAGGGTCGCgccaggcggcggggaggcgactGTGCTTGTCACGGAGGTTGACGGCGTACCTCTCCGCTTCACCAACGGGGTGGATATCGACCAGGTAACCGGCGAGGTCTACTTCACGGACAGCTCCAGGAATTACAATAGGTCGCAACATGAGATGGTGACAAGAACCGGAGACTCGACGGGTCGGCTACTCAGGTATGACCCACGGACAGGAAAGGCCGTCGTGCTCCAGGCCGACGTCACTTACCCCAATGGCCTCGCCATCAGCGCTGATCGAACACATCTAATTATCTCATCGACCGGGCCGTGTAAGCTGCTACGATACTGGATCAAGGGCTCCAAGGCGGGCACCATGGAGCTATTCGCCGACCTCCCTGGCTATCCAGACAATGTGAGGCCCGACAAGAAAGGAAGATACTGGGTGGCACTACACCGTGAGAAGGCTGAGCTCCCCTTTGGCGTTGATAGCCACCTGCTAGCATTGAGGATTGATGCCGATGGAAAAATAATCGAGGAGATGCGGGGACCGAAGGGTGTGAGGCCAACCGAGGTGGTGGAGAGGAAAGGTGGCAGACTGTTCATGGGATCCGTCGAGCTTCACTATGTGTCCGTCGTCACGCGCAAATAGAGAAATCAATTAGTAGAGATGTATGAGTTAGGATAGGTTTTGATAGGACATGGccttttaatttttttgttatgATTTTGTCTTGACTATTTTATTTGTAAGACTGTTAGTCTATTATATTAATATATATGATTTTACTAATTGACAGTGTTGTTGTATTTTTTCCCAATATCATGTATGGAACAGTTTTCTCTGTAGAACTAGATAGTAGCAGATGTGTGAGCTTGAAAGACAGAAAAAAGCACTAGCATTGTTGTGAACGTCAAATATATAGTTAGCATAGGAGTGCAGGTTAATTCTCACATAAACGAGACTGTGCAATCTTGGAAAAACAGAACGAATTTGTAAGAGAAATCAATTTGTTGACAAATTGGAAATCAGCCAAGTGATGGTTAGCAATATATAGCTACGTCACGCTGCTTAGGTAACGAACCATATTATCACGAACCAATTTCATTGGTTTTCTTTATTTCCAACCATAACCCTGAATTAGCTAATTCATAAATCAAGGAAAAACTTGGCCTAAAACATTTGAGTTGTTACTGAAAATAAATAAGATACAGGGTTCACTAAAGAATTGAAGCTGCACAGTCAGAACTTTCCCCTTTTTCAATTTATCTATCTCTTCTAATACATAATTGCGGTGTTTAAGTGCAGCGCACAAACACTCCAATATTTCACTTAATTCATGATCCTTACCAAAAATAAATAAGATACAGGTTCACTAATGATTTGAAACTTAATAGCAGAGTCACAGCTTTCCCTTTTCCAATTTGTATGATCTATCTGTTCTAATACATAACTGTGGCGTTTAAATGAAACACTGCAATAATATTTCACATAATTCATGATCTTTACCGAGCTATGACTTGGAACAAATATAAAATAGTACCGGCTAAATAACATTCAACCTTGTAGTTGGACAATGTTGTTTGTGAGTCATATTTGGATCCCAGCAATTAGCATCACAATGGACAAACTAGCTTCCCACCATATTTGCAATCATACATGTTTGGATGGTGGCCTTATGTCGTTTTAGACGATTAGCTGATAATTCTTCTGGAGTTGCTTAGTCGATAATATATATCCAACTATTCATATCCTTTCCACATGTTGGATTACACATTGAACCAAACCTAGGCTACAAACCATGACTTTGTACCATCAATCGATTTTCTTCAGGTTGCCTAGAAAAAAACCCGGGGTAATTTTGTCTCTCTTACATCATGAAACGTATCGGTAGCTTCAAACTATCCAACATGATGTACTCAGTCAGTCTAATATAAATTTATCTCTTTTACGTCATGAAACGTATCGGTAGCTTCAAACTATTTCCCGGTGTTGTTCTTTTGTAAAGGGTACTGATGCATCTCGAAGTACTCAGGCAGTCTGATAAACTATAATTTCGTCTCTTTTTCGTCATCAAACGTATCGGTTAATCTTACAACGTTGATATACTCCTCACTTCAGGCGCATACTCCATGCCTATCGATTTGCATTTGTGATCAGCCACCACACTGGAAAACTTAGAAACTTGTGCTTGATCGTCTCCAAGAAGTAGAAACTAATGAACTATCAGAAAGTGAACGTGAAGGTGATTTTGTGCAATAGTTATTCAGTTGGGCAACAACCTTAAAAAAGATGACGAAAGCAAGGCCAAGGGGTTGTGCCAGTTCTTACGAAGCTTCTCCACATCAGAACTATATATGGAATTTTATGTGCCACCGCTGCTTGGTAAGGAAACGTCTGTATGTTCCTGAAGACTAAATACTGATTTGTCAattctcttcacaagcttctgatTTGTGTGGTCGTAATGTTGGCATGCTCATGAGTGGTGATGAATTCATGTTGTGGTAACGAAGTTATGTGATTATCTTTTTGAATTTAACCAACTAAACCCATTcttaattttttattatttcaatgagataaattttggaaaaatttcagaatttcaatatcttttcttattctttttatttatttctttcagAAAGAGATAAGAGAGTATGTCAATGGTATTGAGACTGTCTTTCTAGGATGTGCGTTTATCTCTGTAATCTATATAAAATTATGGGGGTTCTAATTAATTTGCTAAACTAGTAGATGCTTACCCTGATTTCTAACGACGCCGAGAGCATTTGTTAGGCAGGGTGCATTGCTTTTTAGTagttcacaatggtgatttctgcTATGAATTTCTGTTAATGTAATGGTATCTCGGACTGGAAGTTCACTCTTTTGATATCTTTTGCTGAAATGTGTGTAAAGGTATAGCTCTTTCATGATTTGAACCTTGCACCGGTAGAGTTTCGACAACACTATGTATGATCTAAACAATGGATGAAGATATTTGTTGGAGCATTGTTCAACAAATATATTTTTGTCGAAAGATATTTCTGATATTTTAGTTTCTGTGATATATTTTACATAGTACTGCTTCAATATTTTGCGCTGGATTGTTATTGCGGTTACCAAAATATTTAAAATTATAGTGAAAATGTACAATAGCCAATAATACAATGGTTATTAACATTTAATGTCAAGACGTGTGCTGCATGTGCACGCTTACTAGTACTTAATGGCAAACGCTTTCTACCAGACATCTGGCGGGATCAATTCGTAAGGCCTATCATGCTCCATCGATTCTTTTTCAACCCACGGCATGGGTTGCTTTCCCAAATCCATTGATATATGCACAAATCTTCTGATTTCCTTTTTTACGAAACCCCTCTCGACTTTCTTGCTAGGTCCACCCATAAACCCTCCCAAACGGAATGTAACTGTCCCAAATTCCTTCATTGTCCTGTCTCCATCGCCAACCTCTCCAATCCCCTCGCTGCCCCGAATCTCTCCTGCATGAATTGACCTTGTGCCCCTTGCGGCCCTAAGATGCACCGCGATGGCGTGTCGTCACATCCATTGGCTGTTCTCAACCCCATCGCTGCCCTGATCACCTACTTCATTGTCTCTCGTTCAGTGCCTGCCCACCATTATCCATGACGGTCACAGGCTCACCCACTAGCCCGTCATCGTCTCGGTCATCTCCACTAGGTTTGGGCCCCGCGGCCTTCATTCCATCGCTTGGACGCGCTGTCTCGGTTCAAATATGATGGCAACCATCGAAGATTGCAGGATTCGTCCCACCCCACAGGCACCATCCTCATCTGACCTAGGTATAGTCTCTTATCCTTGTATAGTGCTAGTTGATTTCCAAACGTATACATGTTCTCTAGTATTATTTGATTTTCTCTATGTGCATATAATGCTTTCCATTTTTCGGAGGCTGATTTTTCTCTGTACATTATGTGGTGAATCACTAAATCATCAATGAATATATGTGCATTTGGTATTTACAGGAAAAAA
Protein-coding regions in this window:
- the LOC123168049 gene encoding protein STRICTOSIDINE SYNTHASE-LIKE 10-like, whose protein sequence is MASGTRGVAAATISLAVLLLVFCFSPSTAAAAAVPSIDATWTRHLPLPRGLLRGPESVAFDAKGQGPYSGVSDGRVLKWNGDTLGWSTYTYNPDYSSEACTASLLRPETATEGHCGRPLGLRFHLKSGYLYIADAYKGLMRVAPGGGEATVLVTEVDGVPLRFTNGVDIDQVTGEVYFTDSSRNYNRSQHEMVTRTGDSTGRLLRYDPRTGKAVVLQADVTYPNGLAISADRTHLIISSTGPCKLLRYWIKGSKAGTMELFADLPGYPDNVRPDKKGRYWVALHREKAELPFGVDSHLLALRIDADGKIIEEMRGPKGVRPTEVVERKGGRLFMGSVELHYVSVVTRK